In [Phormidium] sp. ETS-05, the genomic window CTCACCGTCTGGAAACCGGACACCGCTCCCTTAGACTGGGCAATGACCCAAAACAACCTGGGACTTGCCTACTCTGACTTACCCACAGGAGACCGGACTGCCAATTTACAACTAGCCATTAACTGCTATAAAGCCGCCCTCACCGTCTGGAAACCGGACACCGCTCCCTTAGACTGGGCAATGACCCAAAACAACCTGGGACTTGCCTACTCTGACTTGCCTACCGGAGACCGGGCTGCCAATTTACAACAAGCCATTGACTGCTATGAAGCCGCCCTCACCGTCTGGAAACAGGATACCGCTCCCTTACAGTGGGCAGCCACCCAAAACAACCTGGGTTCTGCCTACTCTGACTTGCCCACAGGGGCAGCCAATTTACAACTAGCCATCGCCTGCTATGAAGCCGCCCTCACCGTCTGGAAACAGGAACTTTTCCCCTTGGAATGCCTGCAAACCGCTCGTAATTGGGCAAACCTGGAATTTAACCAAGGCCATTGGCAGGAGGCATTGCAGCAGTATCAAGTAGCGATAGAAGCCATCGAGCAATCTCGCCGTGGGGCTCTCAGTGAGGAACGCCGCCAGCAGATTGTCAAAGAGTCCATCTATATCTATGAAAACGCCATCCAAGCCGCCATCAACCTCAAGGATATCCCCACCGCCTTGGAAATTGTGGAACGAGTCCGCGCTAAACGCCTAGTTGACCTGCTGGCAACCGCTGACCTATATCAAAATGGCGATATCCCCGAACCAGTACGCCAATATCTGCAAAAATTAAACGACCTGGACGACCAAATTGCCCAAAAACGGGGCGAACTGGGCAATGATTCACGGGAAACCAAGCCCGACGGCATGAAAACTCGTCAACTTCGCGCTGCTACCGAAGTTTCTGAGGACATTGCCCAACTAGAACAGCAAAAAGCAGTCATTCTCGACCAACTCAGCAACCTGGATGAAGTGGTAGCCAAACTGCGCCAAGTCCAACCGCCTAAACTAGCGGACTTTATCCCCTTGTTGCAAGATAGCCCTGGTGCAGCTATCCTCAGTTTCTATACTACTGATGACGATACCCATATTTTCATCCTGCGTCACGGGGAAACGGTTCCCACTTGCTTCACCTGCCAAGGACAGGGCTATAAAACCTTGCAACTTTGGCTGCGGGAAACTTGGGCTACTCCCTATATCAGCAATAAAACCCAGTGGGTAGCCCAAATGCCCGCTACTTTGGCGGAACTGTCCCGACGTTTGGAGATTGACCGTTTAATTGCGGAACAACTGCAAGGCTTAAATGAGCTTATTCTCATCCCCCATTTGTTCCTGCATCAAATTCCCTTCGCCGCTTTGCCGGTTTCTGGCGGATCCCCCCTAGCCCCCTTAAAAAGGGGGGAACCGGAGAGCGGATCCCCCCTAGCCCCCCTTCAGAAGGGGGGAACCGGACTGAAGTCCCCCTTTTTAAGGGGGATAATGGGGGATCGAACCCCAGCGGATCCCCCCTAGCCCCCCTTCAAAAGGGGGGAACCGGAGAGCGGATCCCCCCTAGCCCCCCTTCAGAAGGGGGGAACCGGACTGAAGTCCCCCTTTTTAAGGGGGATAATGGGGGATCGAACTCATCCTACTTCGGCGATAAATTCATCCTCCGCTACGCTCCCAGCGTGCAAGTTCTGGGTTTTTGCCACAACCGCAGCGCCGTCACTGCCCAGGAATACGGTATTGTGGAAAATGCCACCAATGACCTGCCCTGTAGTGGCTTTGAAGGGGCGAAAGTGGCGGAATTCTTTGGGGTGGGGCAGGAAAAACGGCTCATTGGTACTGACGCCACCCGCCAAAATTACCGCCAGTTACTAGAAATTATCACCCACCTGGTCAGCACTCACCACGCCCAAAGCCGCTATGATAATCCCCTAGAGTCGGGACTGCAGCTGAGTGATGGCCGCATTACGGTGAGTCAACTGCTGTCTCCCGGTTGGCGGTTTAAAGATTTAGATGAGATTTTCCTCTCCTGCTGCGAAACCGGGTTATTTTTGCCCAAT contains:
- a CDS encoding tetratricopeptide repeat protein; amino-acid sequence: MKPPHRPKPDTAPLQWATTQNNLGSAYSDLPTGDRAANLQLAIACYEAALTVWKPDTAPLDWAATQNNLGSAYSNLPTGDRAANLQQAIDCYKATLTVWKQDTAPLYWAITQNNLGNAYSDLPTGDRAANLQQAIACYEAALTVWKPDTAPLDWAMTQNNLGSAYLYLPTGDRAANLQLAIACYEAALTVRKRDTAPLQWAMTQNNLGNAYKNLPTGDRTANLQLAINCYKAALTVWKPDTAPLDWAMTQNNLGLAYSDLPTGDRTANLQLAINCYKAALTVWKQDTAPLQWAATQNNLGNAYLYLPTGDRAANLQLAIACYEAALTVRKPDTAPLDWAMTQNNLGSAYSDLPTGDRAANLQLAIACYEAALTVWKPDTAPLDWAMTQNNLGLAYSDLPTGDRTANLQLAINCYKAALTVWKPDTAPLDWAMTQNNLGLAYSDLPTGDRAANLQQAIDCYEAALTVWKQDTAPLQWAATQNNLGSAYSDLPTGAANLQLAIACYEAALTVWKQELFPLECLQTARNWANLEFNQGHWQEALQQYQVAIEAIEQSRRGALSEERRQQIVKESIYIYENAIQAAINLKDIPTALEIVERVRAKRLVDLLATADLYQNGDIPEPVRQYLQKLNDLDDQIAQKRGELGNDSRETKPDGMKTRQLRAATEVSEDIAQLEQQKAVILDQLSNLDEVVAKLRQVQPPKLADFIPLLQDSPGAAILSFYTTDDDTHIFILRHGETVPTCFTCQGQGYKTLQLWLRETWATPYISNKTQWVAQMPATLAELSRRLEIDRLIAEQLQGLNELILIPHLFLHQIPFAALPVSGGSPLAPLKRGEPESGSPLAPLQKGGTGLKSPFLRGIMGDRTPADPP